A window from Podospora bellae-mahoneyi strain CBS 112042 chromosome 1 map unlocalized CBS112042p_1, whole genome shotgun sequence encodes these proteins:
- a CDS encoding uncharacterized protein (EggNog:ENOG503NWHF; COG:S) has protein sequence MAKLKLSSIFSPSSSNNAASTTEGGTKDLKKSNRRSFSALSASLLGTKDTETNGTSAATSSKSATPSVAPGPAAPATTSEMVALAQKITRETEKLEAYMKEHDLPMPSFDASAPADFPKLPDEIAQSRKAIISATKELGLLAHGPRESVRWGIWEFLDTLALAAINHYGIAKLVPLDAPISLADLQAKTTLDPINLARLIRLAITNKIFYEPTPGFIAHTAASRVLAEDSDLQAWVGFNGEDILPASAHVLQALQTHPEATSLTRTGFQFAFNTVDKEPMFVTFGKDPDRAKRMGKAMVSLTGGEGYEPFWFVDVERGGYDFGEIDARGGTLVDVGGSHGFMCVALAERWKNMKFVVQDLQKTVDSAPKPISSDPQVAERITLLPHDFFTEQVTKEADVYFFRWILHNYSTPYALQILRNLVPALKPGARIIINDHCLFEGSGQEDPWDEKVMRRMDVVMLSLLNAQERTESEFRELFAKAGEGNQKGEFVFKGVKRPEGCRMSIIEAVWQLREEAPTVAAVEEVKEGEETPAAVEEPKTEEKAE, from the exons ATGGCCAAACTCAAGCTCAGTTCCATCTTCAGCCCCAGCAGCTCCAACAATGCTGCCTCGACAACAGAGGGAGGGACCAAAGACCTCAAAAAGTCCAACCGCCGCTCCTTCTCGGCCCTCTCTGCTTCCCTCCTCGGTACCAAGGACACGGAGACGAACGGTACTAGCGCTGCTACCTCGTCCAAGTCTGCTACCCCATCCGTGGCCCCGGGTCCGGCGGCACCGGCCACAACGTCAGAGATGGTCGCCTTGGCCCAAAAGATCACCAGGGAGACAGAGAAGCTCGAGGCCTACATGAAGGAGCATGACCTCCCCATGCCGAGCTTTGACGCCAGTGCCCCAGCAGATTTCCCCAAGCTCCCGGATGAAATTGCCCAGAGCAGGAAGGCGATTATCTCGGCGACGAAGGAGCTGGGGCTGTTGGCTCATGGGCCGAGGGAGAGTGTGAGatgggggatttgggag TTCCTTGACAcgctcgccctcgccgccatcaaccactATGGCATCGCCAAGCTCGTTCCCCTCGAcgcccccatctccctcgccgacCTCCAGGCCAAAACCACGCTCGatcccatcaacctcgcccGTTTGATCCGtctcgccatcaccaacaagatcTTTTACGAGCCCACCCCCGGCTTCATCGCCCACACGGCCGCCTCCAGGGTCCTGGCAGAGGACTCTGACCTCCAGGCCTGGGTCGGCTTCAACGGGGAGgacatcctccccgcctccgcccACGTCCTCCAAGCCCTGCAAACCCATCCCGaggccacctccctcacccggACCGGGTTTCAGTTTGCCTTCAACACCGTCGACAAAGAACCCATGTTTGTCACCTTTGGCAAGGACCCCGACAGAGCCAAGCGCATGGGGAAAGCGATGGTGTCGCTGACGGGCGGGGAGGGCTACGAGCCGTTTTGGTTCGTCGACGTGGAAAGGGGCGGGTATGACTTCGGTGAGATTGACGCGAGGGGGGGAACGTTGGTCGACGTGGGCGGCAGCCACGGCTTCATGTGCGTCGCCCTGGCGGAGAGGTGGAAGAACATGAAGTTTGTCGTGCAGGACCTGCAAAAGACGGTCGACAGCGCGCCGAAGCCGATCTCGTCCGACCCTCAGGTCGCCGAGCGGATCACGCTGCTGCCTCACGATTTCTTTACCGAGCAGGTGACCAAGGAGGCGGACGTCTACTTCTTCCGCTGGATCCTCCACAATTACTCGACCCCCTACGCGCTCCAGATCCTCCGCAACCTCGTCCCCGCCCTCAAGCCGGGCGCCCGCATCATTATTAATGATCACTGCCTGTTTGAGGGGTCGGGGCAGGAAGACCCCTGGGACGAAAAGGTCATGCGCCGCATGGATGTCGTGATGCTCAGTCTGCTCAACGCGCAGGAGCGTACCGAGTCCGAGTTCAGAGAGTTGTTCGCCAAggccggggaggggaatCAAAAGGGGGAGTTTGTTTTCAAG GGCGTCAAAAGACCAGAAGGCTGCAGAATGAGTATCATCGAGGCGGTCTGGCAGCTCAGGGAGGAGGCTCCTACTGTTGcggctgtcgaggaggtcaaggaaggggaggagacccctgctgctgttgaagagcCCAAGACTGAGGAAAAGGCTGAGTGA